One Spinacia oleracea cultivar Varoflay chromosome 4, BTI_SOV_V1, whole genome shotgun sequence DNA segment encodes these proteins:
- the LOC110800797 gene encoding uncharacterized protein, with protein MMSYRSKRTRTAAASKVKDSKIRSVEDVVAQVVHDVAIAEAQDEETLRSSCGNPTTDQPAMNQPTQATYTEEDNVRPNLRKTSARESLAPSPNQPFSTDPSPRFRSGRRWSPRVLDNGVQANHGVAPKGAQALETQVSSSCNVWVDTPSMTEPRQPTTTEVNDFRPSKRSSAGRQIHTPPPSQPLPADSPSQPRASKRKSVWVEDDDDEPFQEFQQGLSQGRRSKPAKWRDDIEFDEMEEVEMRDLEGRRGKKGGRILPRHVWSLQAGVRFVVPVNSLDQPVRKGGHVLVKFLGDVAKNGELCPIGVVNWHKVDKSCKANIINLIREKFVLPAREEIDKSILKHVGKKWRGYRYELKVQFKKPDRTQEQVASIVPKGLDASEWKTLVQYWFSERSQFLSAKGKEARALQSHIHTTGAKSFARMRDEFETTHGREPGALEWFAQTHLRKDGTYVEDTSKEFLDAAAAMVAQHGSTSSPAKRIAIENQVFNELMYSDDERSQRPIGYGFGANRSKLYGVGGELRKRGYFASGTSSGVGTATQNNLFGTGAKPKRNDYSTLDTSAEVERLNFAMEAMNETNELMQARIHMQSQQLKMQSKQLQMQSKQMEGLQFQLEQVTSLVTKFGVMLNSPQIDPMGSTRRGVSRPGITATKAQVSEASSEYTDSDSDSIEWD; from the exons ATGATGAGTTACCGAAGCAAAAGGACGAGAACCGCGGCTGCTTCTAAAGTCAAAGACAGTAAGATTCGATCAGTCGAAGATGTTGTTGCACAGGTAGTCCATGATGTTGCTATTGCAGAAGCGCAAGATGAGGAGACCCTACGCAGTTCATGCGGCAACCCGACTACTGACCAACCTGCAATGAACCAGCCAACCCAAGCAACATATACCGAGGAAGATAATGTTAGACCCAATTTGCGAAAAACATCCGCAAGAGAGTCCCTTGCACCTTCACCAAATCAACCATTTTCCACTGACCCTTCTCCCCGATTTAGGTCTGGACGAAGGTGGTCTCCACGTGTCCTGGATAATGGTGTTCAGGCAAACCATGGTGTTGCTCCCAAAGGAGCTCAAGCTCTCGAGACCCAGGTTAGTTCAAGTTGCAACGTATGGGTAGATACTCCTTCAATGACTGAACCCAGACAACCTACGACTACAGAGGTAAATGATTTTAGGCCTAGCAAGAGAAGTTCTGCTGGAAGACAGATCCATACCCCTCCACCAAGTCAACCGCTTCCTGCTGACTCTCCTAGCCAACCTAGAGCTTCAAAGAGGAAGTCAGTTTGGgttgaggatgatgatgacgaACCTTTCCAAGAATTCCAACAAGGGCTGTCACAAGGAAGGCGCTCAAAACCAGCAAAGTGGAGGGATGATATAGAATTTGATGAAATGGAGGAGGTCGAGATGAGGG ATTTGGAAGGGAGACGTGGGAAGAAGGGAGGAAGAATACTTCCTCGGCATGTTTGGTCTCTTCAAGCTGGGGTTAGGTTTGTGGTTCCTGTTAATTCATTAGACCAGCCAGTGAGGAAGGGGGGTCACGTGCTTGTCAAATTCCTGGGGGATGTAGCAAAGAATGGTGAACTATGTCCTATTGGTGTAGTGAACTGGCATAAGGTGGATAAAAGTTGTAAAGCCAACATTATAAACTTGATCCGG GAAAAGTTTGTGCTTCCCGCCCGAGAAGAAATAGACAAAAGCATTCTTAAACACGTGGGAAAGAAATGGAGAGGTTATAGATATGAGCTCAAGGTGCAGTTTAAAAAACCTGATAGAACACAAGAACAAGTTGCTAGCATTGTGCCAAAAGGACTGGATGCAAGCGAATGGAAGACACTTGTGCAATACTGGTTTTCTGAAAGGAGTCAG TTCTTATCTGCGAAGGGAAAGGAAGCACGAGCTCTTCAATCTCATATTCACACTACAGGTGCCAAGAGCTTTGCTCGAATGAGAGATGAATTT GAAACGACACATGGAAGAGAGCCAGGAGCGTTGGAGTGGTTTGCTCAAACTCATCTGAGAAAAGATGGAACTTATGTGGAGGACACATCCAAAGAATTTTTG GATGCTGCTGCAGCCATGGTTGCTCAACATGGTTCCACCTCTTCTCCGGCAAAGCGTATTGCCATTGAGAATCAGGTTTTCAATGAACTCATGTATTCAGATGACGAGAGATCTCAACGACCCATTGGGTATGGATTTGGAGCCAACAGGAGTAAATTATATGGGGTTGGAGGAGAGTTGAGAAAAAGAGGATATTTCGCATCTGGTACTTCCTCAGGCGTGGGAACTGCCACCCAAAATAATTTATTTGGTACTGGAGCAAAACCAAAGAGAAACGACTATTCAACATTAGACACTTCCGCAGAAGTGGAAAGATTGAACTTTGCAATGGAAGCTATGAATGAGACCAATGAACTTATGCAAGCTCGAATTCATATGCAATCTCAGCAATTGAAAATGCAATCCAAGCAGCTACAAATGCAGTCCAAGCAGATGGAAGGACTGCAATTCCAACTTGAACAAGTAACTTCCTTGGTGACCAAGTTTGGAGTGATGCTGAACAGTCCACAAATTGATCCTATGGGATCTACGCGTAGAGGGGTTTCCCGTCCGGGCATCACTGCCACTAAAGCACAG GTTTCGGAAGCTTCATCTGAATATACTGACAGTGACTCTGACAGTATAGAGTGGGACTAA